GACCACCACCAATATAAGGGCTGTTAATAATTCCACTTTCAAGTCAAGAGGGAGAAGATATGTTACCTGTGACCATGATATGATGGACGCATGAACTGCGGCGGTCTTGGTCCGTTGGCACGGGAAGTCCTTGCAGCAGCTGGTGGAGGAGTGGGCTGAGTTGGACTCCCCACGTTTGGGACAGAAAGGGAGAAGTGCTGTTGCGGTGGAGGTGGAGGGGAGTGATAATCCCAGCTGTGATAGTGTGGATCCACAGGGAAGCCATAAGGAGCTGGGACTTCACTGGAAACCGATGAGCCGGTGTTCCAAGTGAAAGTTGAACTCTCTGAAACGCCGCCTGCAGCACCTCCAGTGGATGAGGAAGAGGAATGAACCGGGCCAATGTAGGTTACGTATGGACATGGGTGACCTGCTGTTGGCGCTGCTGGTTCTGTAAAGTAACCTTGCTGGCCGAAAAGATCGTGATCTGTATACCATGGTGTCAAACTCAACTGGATCAATACACCAAAATGCCAGaaacgaaaaataaatcaatatgacaATGTCTTACATGAACTCGGCGAAAATTCTGCATCACTACAAAGTTTTAAGAGAGATTCATCAGCAAACTAGTGTTAAATTACGCAATGATATTTTGCAATTAGTGTACTTACTCGAAAGAAGGAAGACGCGCTGAACTTCCAAATGGGCACCAATGAACTCCAAAAGCCTACAAAGATACATTATAAACATATGCATTTTCGACGAGGAACATAacttaaacaattaaaaaaaataatcctCAGCATGGGACGCAGAGGAGTGTGAAGTAAGATAACTTTGGGAGGGATATGAGTTTACCACTTCAGAGTAGCCACCGATATCAAAAATCTCCTCTTCATGGACCCAATCCTCGACATTGAATTCAGGGTGTGAACGGCAACCGTTTGCGTAAAGCCACTGGCCTTTCTCTATTTTCCGACAGTTTGGGCACTGCATCACTCCCTTTGCGTTGAAAGCTGAGCCAATACAATCTAGAAAAAGACAAACGAAACAGATGCGAAGTTAAATAACTTTAGCTGGAAAATACAATCTATAAGGAAAATAGAcaaacttataaattttaaacacacaCAGATACTCTATCTAGACATCCAAGAGTGTCAAACAGTGAACAAAGACTAAGAAGCAAAGAGACTCATAAGTCTCATGTGAACTTTTCGAGTTAATCATTCCCTCGTAAAACAATACTAACGAAGAGAGCAGATAATGCTAATTACGGCTGTAACACAATGTGGTGAGCTAATAGATTCGTCAGACAAGGCAGAGACACACAAACTTGGCAGTAGTAATCAAACAGTGATCATCAAGCCCTACTCGATGCTATCTGCATAACTTCACAGACAATCAATTCAAGCAGATCATGATTACATAAACCATGAACCGATTAGTTTCAAAGCTCAACACCAACCAATGATCAACTACAACAAAAGGGTCACATCGCACAAACAATGGTAGCCACAAACCAGAACATAACATGACCTATATAATTCACCAAACCGAATCAAACCAAAAGGCAGATCTAGATAATTCAAATtcgaaattatatgttttttttttcagacaaaaCTCAAATCGATTTCAATACAGACACAAAACCGGAACATACCGAGATGAAACTGGTGGCCACATTGAAGATTAGCCCAAGCTCGATCGCCCTCTTTAGCGACCGTATCGAGACAAATCGAACACGCAACCGAGCCAAAGCCATCTCCTTCGTCGCCGCGAGGATCTCCTCCATCGTCGGCACCACCTTCGTGGGCGAGATCAGTATCGCCGAAATTGAATTTGTTAAGCTTATTGCCTAAACCCATAACCCAAAATCAAATCTCAAaacccttttatttttttttctcgagaGCTCGAATCAATCACCACACAATTCAATTCACGCAACAAAACCTTCTCCCTCTCCCAATTCCTTAAGCTTCAATTCGATTAGTTTTAAACAGAATATGAATCTGTGAACTCTCTATCCGATCGTCACAACCAGAGacccagaagaagaaaaaatcgttttttgaagttttttttttttggtttctgggGTTATGTTTTTGTGTGAGGAAAAGATTGAACGCTGTCCAAATATTCGAAACTTTGGACGGCTCAGATTTATTCTGACGGATTTGTCTACTTGACATCACCTTCTTacctatttccttttttttctctcttttctaatACCACCTTGGTAATTTAACTTTCTATTTTTGGTATCAAATTTGATTTTCATCATTTTTGTGTCTTTTAAGTTTagatatgaataaaataatattatgtgGATTTGTTTCTTATtctattttgtaaattaaatttatttagacaaatttaaattacaataaTGACACAATGAAAACATTGATACAAAATATAGATGAATTTAGAACGAGAGTTAAGACATTGTTATTTTCCTGaggtttttatgttttatttgtcTTACTTAAATTTGATAACACTGCTTtcctaaaaatttaaattaaattaagagatagatctaattaagaaaaattatgTGTTTTTTAAACACTggataattatattttcttaggaAAACTTGTTTTCAAATAAATGATAGGCATAAAATCTTAAGGAAGTATAGTGTTTCAATATAGTACAACTGAAATAAGCCAATTTTAACTTAATAGATATAAAGAATATGGAATGCTTTAGTTTTACCatatgattattattttaaaattacatattcatggttttgttataaaacataaaattaaataaaccaaCAACAAACATACAATACTATAGTTAtataaaaaaccaaaacaaaacaatacactacctaaaatagagtaaaatacTAGTATAAATTACACAATTGCATGCGTATGATTACTTGTTTTATAACCTTGAATGTATAGCATGcatcaaaacaaaaatcacaTCACTTTCTCGACAATGGCTAAGAAATGTTTTTGAAGAGCAAGTTTACttgaaacaatatatatacactaagTTTAAAACCTTATATATTACATGAAAAAGGTTCATAATAATATTGCTCATAAGCTGTGCAATCATAAATATTTGTATTCATGTTTACTTTCAAAAACTTTATGATACCTCTAAGAATATTTGTGATTGTCCATTGAATAATATCTCTTTGTAAACCTTAACCATGATTACTTTACATATTTCAAAGTTTCAAAACATATGCTTATTCGTAATGTATAGTTTTAGCTTCAGCTACCGTGGCAAAATTCATttcagccaaaaaaaaaatttcgctTCTTTTCCTTTGCAAACATTCCCAACAAACTTAACCTATAAATATGCAAATGTGACGGACAAAATATAGATGTTGCATAAACTGGcaagaaaaaaatagtttagttagCTTCAGACTGTTATTAGAAACTATCAAATTTGATTTCAATCATTTTCCATGTATTTAAGTTGAATCTGAATATTATAatcttatgtttatttttttattttgtaaatcaaatattgtttaatcaaatttaaattataatgattACAGAATGAAAACATTAATACAAAACATATGAATTTAAAACGGTAATTAAGACCTTGTTATTTTCCTGTGGTTTtacattttgttttgatttacttAAGTTTGATAGCACTATTTTACgtaaaaagttaaattaaattaagagaTGGATTTAATTAGTAAAAATCATGGTTTAGTATTACAAAACAAGTAATTAAGAAACTGTTCTGATTCGAGAAAGACAACTTTCCTTTTTTGTGCAACCGGAAACTTTCC
This region of Brassica napus cultivar Da-Ae chromosome C5, Da-Ae, whole genome shotgun sequence genomic DNA includes:
- the LOC106362023 gene encoding E3 ubiquitin-protein ligase IPI1-like, coding for MGLGNKLNKFNFGDTDLAHEGGADDGGDPRGDEGDGFGSVACSICLDTVAKEGDRAWANLQCGHQFHLDCIGSAFNAKGVMQCPNCRKIEKGQWLYANGCRSHPEFNVEDWVHEEEIFDIGGYSEVAFGVHWCPFGSSARLPSFDDAEFSPSSYHDLFGQQGYFTEPAAPTAGHPCPYVTYIGPVHSSSSSTGGAAGGVSESSTFTWNTGSSVSSEVPAPYGFPVDPHYHSWDYHSPPPPPQQHFSLSVPNVGSPTQPTPPPAAARTSRANGPRPPQFMRPSYHGHSSSGRAGSSVAPPFPGSNARTRDRTQALQAYYQQSTAQSHQQPDSPIVSRGPVYPSGRRPSRGSASSSSDQAGGSGFLRFNIWEREPYMPLQQAYPVNQMDREPSIWTSSFNEGSGSFLQRHGGGGSS